From the genome of Prunus persica cultivar Lovell chromosome G8, Prunus_persica_NCBIv2, whole genome shotgun sequence:
aatatccCTTTTGTCTTCCGATTCTCTTCAGGAATCCTAGTTACCCACATCTATATAAAGACATGCCTACAATACTAATTTACAGTTACAGTTATTTCATACACCCATCGAGATTCAGCCCTCTTTGCATTATCTGAAGTCATGAATCAAGAAttcacaagaaagaaagtcaAAACCTATGCAAACATATGTGATATTTGTCACCAATATGTAAGTGCTTTATCTTATTGtgttattttgtgtgtgttcatGTTTAAGATATAGACAAAAATTTGAAGAGTTCCTCAAGTCAGATCTCGATGGATTGGCATGCAACCTAGCTACAAATTTTCATAACATGTTAATGTAATTATatgcaaatttcaatttagttTGTTTCGTAAATAGAATAATGTGAtcgttatatatttttagttatCTTAATCTAATAAGCATCTTTTTTCCCCAAAAGAATGAAGCCGTGTTGCATAATAAATTCTGGGGCCAAAGATGTTGTGTGGAACATTACAAAGATGGGACTCTGAGGTGTAGCACTTGCCACAGATTGAAGGTTTGTGGAAACACATTTTATTCCTcgcataattatatatatatatatatatatatatatattgtctgATTGCTTTTTTATATCATGCAGCAACCagaaataaaatatgtggATCTTGGCAACGGGCGAAAACTTTGCTCAGACTGCTATTCTATTACTATCATGGATCCAGAGGAATGCGAGGCCCATCTTTTTGAAAACGTGCGTACATTTTATACAGGTTTAAATCTCAATTTGGATGAAGACATTCCTATTTCATTGGTGGATAAAGATGAGATGAGCAGAGTTCACAAAAGAAATTATGAGGTGAGATTTGGAATAAAAATAGAGAAACTACGTAAGGGGGTGTTTGGTATCctattcaaatatggaattcaaaaattttaattttttatttattaaaatagtgagttcttaaatctatttttaagattcaaaaacttatttgatatgcaatttgaaaattattttcaaatcttaaaaatttgagaactttGGGGGTTGttagaaaacaattgaaaaaacaaatcttttttgtttttaataattggggTGTTTTTTTAGTTGTATTTTCAAATTGCATATATTTGAGAACTTTGGGGGTTGttagaaaacaattgaaaaaacaaatcttttttgtttttaataattggggtgtttttttagttgttcttgaatttgagtttttaaaaatagggcTACCAAAacaggttttctttgttttggactcaaattttgcttttgaatttaaaatattggaTTCAAGTTGAATACTAAACATGCCCTAAGTTTCATTTACTGTACATGCAAGATGAAAAGTCTAGTAAAATATATAGTAAAAGATAGCTAATTCATTGAGCAATTTTCCATAACTTGttggcttttattttattagaaaaattaTCAAGTTCTTATTTTATGTTCTTAATTTAGATGCGTCGACACATAATTGGCTTAGCCACCAGTATCTGGAATTTCAAGCCTGTCGTGACGGTAAGATTTGCATCCACTCCGGAGTTAATTATTTTCCTGATAATAAACTCGTGAGATAATCTTTCATGTTTGCTTTTGCATCAGATTAATAGATGTTCAAAATATGGAAGACAGAATTGAAGTGGAGAAAAAAGCCAACAAACAAACCAGGGTGGAAAGTTTTGCAGCACTTTTCGGCagtaaaaaatacaaaaaacttTTACTTCTATTCGGACGGCCGGAGTACCTCACTGAGGGATTTTGCATCATTCCCGTTGCAAAATTCAAGTGTAGTCTATAAAGCAAtcatacctttttttttaattataaaaaaattaaaataactcTAACGTTTTATCTTCCTTAATTACAGTGTGCTCATGGGCATGACGTTGGCACATGAGATGATGCATGCATGGTTGAGGCTTCAAGATTTAAATCTGGATTTAGGCTTTATTATTCACTACAAATAATTTgcatgagaaaaataaaatgttttaaacTTATGCCTACCCTCAAGATtgctttaaatttttgttggtCTAATAGgtttttgtataatattgTATGAAACTCTCTATTTCTgtgttcttattttttttggtcaataatGAGTTCTTTTTGTAGGTCTAATTGGTGGTAGGAAACCGGAAAGATTGGTAGAAGAAGGTATTTGCGAAGTAATGTCACACATGTATGGGAAATGGTTTTGTTCTAGAGGTTTTAAGTACCCCTCATACAATATAACCGATGAGCAGCTTCAGTTTACAAAagatttgaataaatattatgCAAATCATAATAAAACCGATGCAGATGAAGCTTATCGCGAAGGATTTAAGCAGGCTATGCATGCTGTGAAAGAAAATGGCTTAAAAAAGACACTGGATTGCATCGTTAAAAAAGGACGTTTGGCTCCTAAGATGGAAGAAGGTGAAGATAATTGCGAAGATGCAAAAAGAAGTCTCCCACCGCACAAAAATGACGTGGCACCACCACAAGGGATACAGTGGGTTATAGTCCAGTGAGGTTTTTTgggataaaaataaaaataaacctaTATATTTGCCTTCTTTTAAATAAAGtccataattatatattaagaGATGACAATGTTAATTTTAAATCAGTGTTAGTAATTTCTTCCTTAGCTAAAGCTTGCTTTGTATGTTACTtggaattaattaattaatttaatagtacaatttcttttttgacatgtcatttttgtaattaaaaatgTCTATGACCATGTCTTCTTTGACGTGACATAAGTCGGAGTTGGATATTTGAAAGGGGGGAATTGTGACTTCTTGTTGTTAGTGATGTGAAGTATAGACGTTGAGTTAAAATGATGAGAAAAATattgggagattcactattatacccaatatgggggtcaaaattataaaaatatcctatataaaatggactttaaaaacacacccaaagtccatttacaacataacaaaaaagcttttaacttcttataaattacaaaactgccatcaatttcttaaaacaagcctaaccccaaaatctcataaaaatacccaaagcactcaatagggcatcaaagtaatttaataattaatattaaattcaataaggccagctatcattttttgggttttttttgggcttgtttataagaattcaattgtgtagggtttatttataatattagtgctagaaatgggtatatcactaaatatctcaaaaatattttcacccCTCATTGGAGATTGTTGGGAATAATTTgatgggagattcactattatacccaatatggggacccaaattataaaaatatcctatataaaatggactttagaaacacacccaaagcccatttacaacataacaaaaaagcttttaacttcttataaattacaaaactgccatcaatttcttaaaacaagcccaaccccaaaatctcataaaaatacccaaaacactcaatagggcatcaaagtaatttaataatcaatattaaattcaataaggccagctatcattttttgggttttttttgggtttgtttataggaattcaattgtgtagggtttatttataatattagtgctagaaatgggtatatcactaaatatctctaattGGATTTGCAATTATGGATATTGTTTCGAAATTTACATTGTTTCCCTTTCAACATTTTGGGGCACACAgatgtgattggacttaatAATAATGATCTACACCAGAGGCCAGagctttctctgttttttttttcattttttatatgttttaaaCTGATCAATCTGAAGTTTCCTTTTCAACTTGGTCTTCAGCATTagcgcgcacacacacacacacaaagaaatgaagaaacaaaCTAACCCATCATCATCAATCCCCACAAAATCCATCACAAGCCAGAAGAATCTAACCAGGAATTAAACATTAGCAGCAAGAAATTAAACCAGACCCCAGCAAAAGAAAGCACATAATGTATCATCTTATTCTTCTATTCAGTATTGAAAGCCAGCCACACATGAACATGAATGACAGAAAATTACATTTTCATGTCTCATGTATAAGAATTATAAGCTGTGGTGGGCTTGGGTAGATGTGGTTGCTGATGATGAACACAACTTCTTCTTGGTGTTTGGTGGTTTAGGCTTCTGGTTGGTTTTGAAAACAGAAGAGAAACTtgacaaaatcatcaaaaatGATTCTCTTCACTGTCCTCCTCTTGGCTGGAATTACACTCGCAGTCCCACCACCAGATGCTTTTGGCTTGAAGCAATGTGGCTGctctgtttttgaattttcctcCATTGCCATATATCTCTGTCTCAGTGTGTAATATTTCTGTGTTTAAATAAAGAAACCAAGAAGGCAAGAGAGATATTTACgcgattctttttcttttgctttatatattatatcataGAGAAACCCAAATTCAAACAGTCCGTAACACATGCTTTTTCACGTTATGCTCTCTcacatttttcattattttattcgTTCCATTTGTTGATAACATTAATTCCAAAGATTTATGATTAGAGGTGACAAATCAATCAGGTAGAGAACCTTTCCATGTCACGCTGTGACGTTTCACATGGACACACAATGTCGCAGGCGACTGCTGATTGCGGCTGAGGTGAGTTTCATGTCGACCACGTGTACTAAAATTCGCACTTGACGGTTGATCATTTAATATAATAGTGAGTAAGAAACTTTGGAAGTTTCGTGATAggaataattattattatttatttttcaatgcaTATTAAAGTCTAAAGTCCAAGATTctttcatgaaaaaaaaagtctaaagTCCAAGACGGCACGACTTGATGAGATTCAAGCTTTtttcaaccaaacaaaaagaaagacgGCGAGACTGAAATAAACTTGTACATGTAAATCACCTTGAAATTTGCCAaacaattataataaattacaCTCACAGCCACAAAgatgaatatgaaaatatcCATTTAACGGTTGAAGAAAGAAGGCTCTGGAAGCATCTAGCAGTTTTAGCTACTGGACACGTGGATTTTTTGTCCCttcatgttaattaatttactcATGTGACacaaatttgaatattaaGCAAAGAATTTCTTGTTTAAGTTATGAGTTAGGTGAGAGACATGGGTTATATTAGTTTACTAGGGCAATGATTTCGTCTTTTTACATTTAAATTAACTAAATCATCAAATCTATAAGTtgccaacaaaattcaaaagccataaaaaaaaaagtgttttttGATACAAGCAATTACAACACACGACTTCAATACATATaagtaattatatttaattacttaaaCTATAAACTCCTTATACGGTATCCATAAAAAGTGTTATAATAACATTAAATATTGAGGTTCGAAAGGGAAACTAGAATGACACTGAAGCAAAACAACAACTATGGTGATCAATTGGGTAAAACTGTGTTGCTGTTCTTGGGCTGAATTGATGCTTCGGCCTTGTGGGTTTCTGAGCTAACTCCAGTAGCTGAAGTAGAAGAAGGACTGGGCCTGAAAGTAGAGACCCAAAATGTTGAACTACTTGAAAGTACAGGCCAGGGCTTTCTGtgttttcttcagttttttcGTCTAAAAGAGATTGTTGCATTAAAACAGCCCAGAACGGGAAGAATATACAACACAGCTGGCAGAACCAGCAAGAACATAAACAGAAGCAAAATACAACAAGGGTTAGACAAATCTAAAGCTCTGTCGGAGTTTAGTAAACTGTCTCAAGCCCAACCAAATAACAGAAAAGAAATCTAGTTCAAGAGAGATGACCCAACTGGGGGACAAGGCAAACCATCAGAATTCAGGACCCCAACAAGAGACAATGGTGGTCGAATGACCCAACTTTGCAGTTCCATAGCTCTTAAACCTATGGTCGCAGACTTGTGAGCGGCACGATTTGCTGATCTTGGCACCCACTTCCACCGCACCTCATCGAAATGTTGAGAAAGACTACAAATTTCGTCAAGAATTGGAAGGATAGTCCAAGCGTAGTTTCCGTGATTCCCAAGAATACTATCCACAAAAACTTTGCAGTCAGATTCAAACAACACCTTGGAGAAATCTCTAGTGATTGCATAAGAGACTGCATAGAGCGCAGCAGCAGCTTCTGCAACAAGAGCAGAATTACAGGAGATTGGAGAAGCGGTTCCACCCCTCCATGTACCACAATCATCACGAGCAATAACCCCAATACCGCCATGAGAAGTACTAGGAGACCAGGCCccataaaaaataactttGATTGCATTAGCATGTGGAGGGAGCCATCTGTCTCTGCCAACATAAGGGGAGGAGGGGGAAGTTCTTGAACCAGAAAGCCTAGAGAAACAGGTGTTGGCTTCCCAGAATTCTCTGTAAGAGTCATTGGCCCGCTTAATATTAACCAGCCTTGGGTCGGGATTGGTGCCTTTAAAAACAAAGTCACAtcgagttttccaaatttcccaGCAGAAGAAACTAAGAAGAGAAAAGCGATGCAAGAAATCCTCACGGGGAGTATCCGGGATTGATAACATATCATCCGGGATTTAACTGATCAATGTGAAGTTTCTTTTTCAACTTGGTcttcaacacacacacacaaaattaaatgaagaaacaaaCTAACCATCATCATCAATCCCCACAAAATCCATCACAAGCCAGAAGAATCTAACCAGCAATTAATCATTAGCAGCAAGAAATTAAACCAGACCCCAGCAAAAGAAAGCACATAATAATATATCACATCATATTCTTCTATTCAGTATTGAAAGCCATACAAGAATCACAGAAAATTACACTTTTCATATTACATGTATAAGACTTATAAGCTATGGTGGGCTTGGGTAGATTTGGTTGCTGATGATGAACACAATCTTCTTCTTGGTGTTTGGTGGTTTAGGCTTCTGGTTGGTTTTGAAAACAGAACAGATAAACTtgacaaaatcatcaaaaatCATTCTCTTCACTGATCTCCTCTTGGCTGGAATTATACTCGCAGTCCCCCCACCAGATGCTTTTGGCCTGAAGCAGTGTGGCTGCTCtgttcttgaatttttttccactgccatatctctctctcagtgtgtgatttttttttgtttaaatagaCAAACCAAGAAGGCAATATATATGTGGACCAAAAAGCCACATACTTTTTCTCTGACAATTctgattattttattcattCCACTTGTTCATAACATTAACATTAATTCGAAGAAGGTTCGTGGGggcatgaaaatgaaatgtttGCCTAATGCTAGGGGATCATTTATTTGTATCATTTGATATGAGTGTTCAGTTGGGTATGTCAcattactaaaataaaataaaataaaagcctGAAGTCCAGGACGACAAGACTTGACGAAATTCAAGCCTTTTTCAACCCcagtaaaaaaaaagacgGCGAGACAGAAGTAAACTTGCACATGTAAGTCACCTTGAAATTTACCAAACAATCATAATAAATTCACCaaataattgtttttgtttgaggGAGAGGATCTGTGTTTTCTAGAATTATTTAAGAATGAACAGAGTGATTCTGTTCCAATAATGTTGAAGAAGGTGAGAATGGCTTGAGACTTTCTTCCAATTAACCTTCACTTCACCTTGATATATTTTCATGCATATCTATCTTTCTTTGGCCTGAGTTCTTCTCCAATCAATCACAATTAAATTTAATCCAAATTAACTAAATCATCAAATCTACAAGTTGCCAatagggatggcaacgggttgagtatgacaataccatcctCATCCCCGCTCTCCATCCCCGAATCCATTCCCGTTTATTAGGTTCCCGTCCCTGTCGGGGGCCTATCCTCAATACCCGTCCTGAAtccccaatttttttgaataaaaaaatatttatcatacattttaacattaagtttcatattacaTTATCATTCAAtacatccaaattaactataaagttcaactcaactattcaaaatcacatcaatatgaaattccatagaaaattaggaagaattaggagagaaaagttaacttagggttaaatataaatattttatttatttatttatttatttaaatataaacatatatattttcgggtTGGGTTCGGGGATGGGGATGCCAATACCATCCCCTTCCCATACCCATAGGGGATTTCTCAAATTCGGGGATCTCCGTACCCGATACCCATTTAGTCCCGAAATCTCCTCCCGTTAGGGTCGGGGACCCAAACGGGAatttttgccatccctagttgccaacaaaatttaaaagccATAAAAAAGTGTTTTTTGATACAAGTGATTCATACACACAACTTCAATGCATGAGTAATTGTACTTAATTACTTGAACTATAAGCCCCTTATACGGTATACCataaaaaatgttaaaataaCATTATATGTTGAAGTTTGAAAGAGAAACTAGAACAACATTGAAGCAAAACACCACCTATGGTGACAAATTGGGTGAAATTTTGTTGCTGTTCTTGGGTAAAACACCACCTGAAGTAGCAGAAGGACTAGGGCCTGAAAGTAGAGATCCAAAATATTGGActatttgataaaaaaaaccattctTTTGACTAACCTCCTCTTTGTTGGAAATACACTCCCAGATTTTGGTTTGAAGAACCATTTATTGTTGAgctccttttcttgttttgaatgTTTCTTTTCCATTGCCATCTGATCCCTTAGTTTTCAGTGTGTATGTTGGTTCGCTATGATATGCATCatataagagcaactccagcgGCATGACAGAGCCTCGGGCTGGGGgaaaaaaatgtcaaaatctGTTTCCAGCGAGGAGCCTAAGCCCAGGCGCAAGGTGGGACCCAGCAACCTGGGTTGGCCCGAGCTCCAGCCCTCGTTTTGGTGCTAACGTCGGCGCTATAGTGCCACTACAGTGCTCACGTGCTACAGTGCCGCTAAAGTCCACGTGTCGCGCTCTGGGCTCTCCGATCAGATGTTtttctccaatccaacggcagccaatttttgtgcaataaaaaaatgaaaaaaaattgaattttttttaaaaaaataccaaaaaattactgattttttttttctataaataccaaaattttatccgattgagatatgaattttataataaatattgacacgtacaaacccaaaaatattattcgaaaatattatccaaattaattgtttaggtaaacaaatttgtgaaaaaaacaaaaaaaaatgaatagtaattgccctttgccataGTAATGGGTGAAAACACacaatactatttgca
Proteins encoded in this window:
- the LOC18768797 gene encoding uncharacterized protein LOC18768797: MLSIPDTPREDFLHRFSLLSFFCWEIWKTRCDFVFKGTNPDPRLVNIKRANDSYREFWEANTCFSRLSGSRTSPSSPYVGRDRWLPPHANAIKVIFYGAWSPSTSHGGIGVIARDDCGTWRGGTASPISCNSALVAEAAAALYAVSYAITRDFSKVLFESDCKVFVDSILGNHGNYAWTILPILDEICSLSQHFDEVRWKWVPRSANRAAHKSATIGLRAMELQSWVIRPPLSLVGVLNSDGLPCPPVGSSLLN